TCTGTTCACGTGTCAGTACCTGTTTTGGATGTTTCAGTAAATACAGCAACAGTTCAAATTCACGTGGGGTTAAGTCGATTGCAACACCATCTTTCAATACCTCACGTGTTTTTTCATGCATTGAAAGTCCTGCATATTCGTGGAAAAAGATATCCTTTTCTTTAGTAGTTGCATTAACTTGTCGATTTTTCTTTTGAAATCTTAATGCTACCCGTATTCGTGCAAGTAATTCTTCTATTTCAAAAGGTTTTGTGATATAGTCATTTGCCCCAAGGTCTAACCCTAAAACTTTATCATCCAGTTCATCCTTTGCAGTTAACATAAGGACAGGGGTTGAAAATTCTGTTGCACGGATTCTTTTTAATACCTCTATTCCACTCATAATAGGTAGCATTATATCTAATAAGACCAAGTCCCACTGCTGTTCGCGATAAAGTATAAGGCCATCTGAACCTGTATAAGCAATTCCCGTTTCATAACCTTCGAACTCTAACTCTAATTGCAGTACACGAGCAATCTTTTCTTCATCTTCTATAATTAAAATTCGCTCTGCCAAATCTTAATCACCAGCCTCTTTATCTCTTATGTATTATCTAATGGGCAGTATTCTTCCATTTTAATCGTTTCTTCTATCGTACCATTTCTTTATGAGAATTTGCTGAGAAGAAAAAGACTCTGCCCTCTTTAGAGTAAAAGAAAAAGGTTGTAGACAATCTCAGAATTCCTAGAGTTTGTCTACAACCAGAAGAACCTTAAAAGGTATCTCTTTTCATTACATATAAACAATAATCGCTAACACGATCGCTAATAGTATACGATAAATTGCAAATGGCAATAATTTTACTTTTGAAATTAGTTTTAAGAAGAATTTAATTGAAATAAGTGCAAAGATAAATGCACTGATAAAACCAGCTACATAGAAGCCCATATCACCGAAGTTGATTTCGTTCCAGTGTTTTAGTAGTGATAAACCACTAGCCCCTGCCATAATTGGCACCGCCATGATAAACGTGAAATCTGATGCTGTACGATGGTCTAAGCCAAACAATACCCCACCTGAAATTGTGGCTCCTGAGCGTGAAAATCCTGGCCATAATGATAAACATTGAAAAAGACCAATTTTAAAAGATTGCACATAAGATAAGTCATCTAAAGAAGTAATTTTTGGTCTCTTTGGTCCAAATTTATCTGCAATGATCATCAGTATCGCGCCAATAAATAAGCCGATAATGACCGTTTTAATACCAAATAAATAGCTATCGATAAAATTCTCTAATAATACACCTAATACCCCCGCAGGAATAACTCCTACAATTACATGTAGTAAATTGAATCGATGATGTGGCCGCTGCCCTTCAATTTTATATAAACCGATAAGGCTTAACATACGCTTCCACATAACAACAACGACAGCTAAAATAGACCCTAACTGAATAACTACTTTAAAAGTATTAGCAGATGATTCTCCTAAAAACTCCTGTGTTTTCAGCCACATATCATCGACAATAATCATATGACCTGTAGATGAAACTGGAGCAAATTCTGTCATTCCTTCAACAAAACCCAAAATAATGGATTTTAATATTTCTAAAAAGTCCATAATATCTCCTTATTCTTATTATTTACGAATGATACTTACAAACATTCATTACTAGTAAGACTATCATAACACACTAGAAGTAGAAGCTATTTTAAAGTTTTATTAAATTAATTTGTTAGCTCTACATCAATTACCCACATTTCACTTCGACTATTTGTACGAATTGGTGGACCCCAAAAACCGAAGCCCGAAGATACCAGTAGATGTGTCGTATTTTTCAAAAGATAACCATAATCCAATTCAAAAATTCTTTTTGTAATCCACTGATTTGGCCACATTTGACCTAAATGAGTATGACCAGATAGATGAATATCTACCCCTAATTCAACTGGTGTTGTTAAATCTGATGGCGTATGATCCATAACAATCCATGGTAATCGATGCCTTACCGAAGTAGATAATTGTTCTAGAGATTTACGATTTTTATTTGTTTTGTCTTCTCTT
This window of the Rummeliibacillus pycnus genome carries:
- a CDS encoding response regulator transcription factor, with product MAERILIIEDEEKIARVLQLELEFEGYETGIAYTGSDGLILYREQQWDLVLLDIMLPIMSGIEVLKRIRATEFSTPVLMLTAKDELDDKVLGLDLGANDYITKPFEIEELLARIRVALRFQKKNRQVNATTKEKDIFFHEYAGLSMHEKTREVLKDGVAIDLTPREFELLLYLLKHPKQVLTREQILNRVWGYDYYGDTNVVDVYIRYVRQKIDKGSNRPLIQTVRGVGYVLKEQ
- a CDS encoding undecaprenyl-diphosphate phosphatase, whose amino-acid sequence is MDFLEILKSIILGFVEGMTEFAPVSSTGHMIIVDDMWLKTQEFLGESSANTFKVVIQLGSILAVVVVMWKRMLSLIGLYKIEGQRPHHRFNLLHVIVGVIPAGVLGVLLENFIDSYLFGIKTVIIGLFIGAILMIIADKFGPKRPKITSLDDLSYVQSFKIGLFQCLSLWPGFSRSGATISGGVLFGLDHRTASDFTFIMAVPIMAGASGLSLLKHWNEINFGDMGFYVAGFISAFIFALISIKFFLKLISKVKLLPFAIYRILLAIVLAIIVYM